A stretch of Panthera tigris isolate Pti1 chromosome E2, P.tigris_Pti1_mat1.1, whole genome shotgun sequence DNA encodes these proteins:
- the TMEM150B gene encoding modulator of macroautophagy TMEM150B isoform X1, giving the protein MVWAEEAIAFGEGSSDEMSTPRSPFPPTLSLPTGEFQQLSRGRERGRQVRARRPGQQGPTSSSIRTETTPSTESDPWAWILKSQRSPQAQDSGVPEGAGSGQVPHRRKRKRERERGSWLSTCPAEPGMWGYLSLLPAFLAVWAITGVWTVFALAVANRAVNLTEGFPYISLCGSYPPQSCIFSQLLNMGAAMAAWICIIRYHQLRDLGVGKWLNLLILWTGLLCALGTSVVGNFQQKNQLPTHLTGAFFAFFVGNLYFWMQHLLFWWMKSLPQPGPPWIGPLRLGLCSLCTILMVTMVILHSWLLRSASAACEWAVAMLLFTLFGLFAVDFSGLDGCTLTLRPGPSLSSPPASPLSLQIPL; this is encoded by the exons ATGGTCTGGGCAGAGGAAGCAATTGCTTTCGGGGAAGGCTCATCGGATGAGATGTCAACACCAAGgtctcccttcccacccaccctgaGCCTGCCCACCGGGGAATTCCAGCAGCTgtccagaggaagggagaggggaaggcaaGTGAGGGCGAGGAGGCCGGGTCAGCAAGGCCCTACATCCAGCAGCATAAGGACAGAAACTactcccagcacagagtctgacccgTGGGCCTGGATTCTGAAGTCCCAGAGGAG CCCCCAGGCCCAGGACTCGGGAGTGCCAGAGGGAGCGGGTTCAGGACAG GTTCCTCAccggagaaagagaaagagagagagagagagaggttcgtGGCTCTCTACTTGCCCTGCAGAGCCCGGCATGTGGGGCTACCTGTCTCTGCTGCCTGCTTTCCTGGCCGTCTGGGCTATCACTGGAGTCTGGACTGT TTTTGCCCTTGCAGTGGCCAACAGGGCTGTGAACCTCACCGAGGGTTTCCCCTATATCAG CCTCTGTGGATCTTACCCCCCTCAGAGCTGCATCTTCAGCCAGCTGCTCAACATGGGAGCTGCTATGG ctgcCTGGATCTGCATTATCCGTTACCACCAGCTCCGGGACTTGGGGGTCGGAAAGTGGCTTAACCTGCTGATCCTGTGGACGGGACTCCTGTGTGCCCTGGGCACCTCCGTGGTGGGCAATTTCCAG CAAAAGAACCAGCTGCCCACGCACCTGACAGGGGCCTTCTTTGCCTTCTTCGTGGGCAACCTGTACTTCTGGATGCAGCATTTACTCTTCTGGTGGATGAAGAGcctgccccagcctgggcctCCCTGGATCGGGCCACTCCGCCTGGGCCTCTGCAGCCTCTGTACCATCCTCATGGTGACCA TGGTCATCCTCCACTCCTGGCTGCTGCGCTCGGCCTCTGCCGCCTGCGAGTGGGCCGTGGCCATGCTGCTGTTCACGCTCTTTGGCCTGTTTGCTGTGGACTTCTCCGGCCTGGACGGCTGCACCCTGACTCTCCGGCCGGGCCCCAGCCTCAgctccccacccgcctccccgCTCTCCCTGCAGATCCCCCTGTGA
- the TMEM150B gene encoding modulator of macroautophagy TMEM150B isoform X2 — protein sequence MVWAEEAIAFGEGSSDEMSTPRSPFPPTLSLPTGEFQQLSRGRERGRQVRARRPGQQGPTSSSIRTETTPSTESDPWAWILKSQRSPQAQDSGVPEGAGSGQGRFLTGEREREREREVRGSLLALQSPACGATCLCCLLSWPSGLSLESGLLANRAVNLTEGFPYISLCGSYPPQSCIFSQLLNMGAAMAAWICIIRYHQLRDLGVGKWLNLLILWTGLLCALGTSVVGNFQQKNQLPTHLTGAFFAFFVGNLYFWMQHLLFWWMKSLPQPGPPWIGPLRLGLCSLCTILMVTMVILHSWLLRSASAACEWAVAMLLFTLFGLFAVDFSGLDGCTLTLRPGPSLSSPPASPLSLQIPL from the exons ATGGTCTGGGCAGAGGAAGCAATTGCTTTCGGGGAAGGCTCATCGGATGAGATGTCAACACCAAGgtctcccttcccacccaccctgaGCCTGCCCACCGGGGAATTCCAGCAGCTgtccagaggaagggagaggggaaggcaaGTGAGGGCGAGGAGGCCGGGTCAGCAAGGCCCTACATCCAGCAGCATAAGGACAGAAACTactcccagcacagagtctgacccgTGGGCCTGGATTCTGAAGTCCCAGAGGAG CCCCCAGGCCCAGGACTCGGGAGTGCCAGAGGGAGCGGGTTCAGGACAG GGCAGGTTCCTCAccggagaaagagaaagagagagagagagagaggttcgtGGCTCTCTACTTGCCCTGCAGAGCCCGGCATGTGGGGCTACCTGTCTCTGCTGCCTGCTTTCCTGGCCGTCTGGGCTATCACTGGAGTCTGGACTGT TGGCCAACAGGGCTGTGAACCTCACCGAGGGTTTCCCCTATATCAG CCTCTGTGGATCTTACCCCCCTCAGAGCTGCATCTTCAGCCAGCTGCTCAACATGGGAGCTGCTATGG ctgcCTGGATCTGCATTATCCGTTACCACCAGCTCCGGGACTTGGGGGTCGGAAAGTGGCTTAACCTGCTGATCCTGTGGACGGGACTCCTGTGTGCCCTGGGCACCTCCGTGGTGGGCAATTTCCAG CAAAAGAACCAGCTGCCCACGCACCTGACAGGGGCCTTCTTTGCCTTCTTCGTGGGCAACCTGTACTTCTGGATGCAGCATTTACTCTTCTGGTGGATGAAGAGcctgccccagcctgggcctCCCTGGATCGGGCCACTCCGCCTGGGCCTCTGCAGCCTCTGTACCATCCTCATGGTGACCA TGGTCATCCTCCACTCCTGGCTGCTGCGCTCGGCCTCTGCCGCCTGCGAGTGGGCCGTGGCCATGCTGCTGTTCACGCTCTTTGGCCTGTTTGCTGTGGACTTCTCCGGCCTGGACGGCTGCACCCTGACTCTCCGGCCGGGCCCCAGCCTCAgctccccacccgcctccccgCTCTCCCTGCAGATCCCCCTGTGA
- the TMEM150B gene encoding modulator of macroautophagy TMEM150B isoform X3 encodes MVWAEEAIAFGEGSSDEMSTPRSPFPPTLSLPTGEFQQLSRGRERGRQVRARRPGQQGPTSSSIRTETTPSTESDPWAWILKSQRSPQAQDSGVPEGAGSGQVPHRRKRKRERERGSWLSTCPAEPGMWGYLSLLPAFLAVWAITGVWTVGQQGCEPHRGFPLYQSCIFSQLLNMGAAMAAWICIIRYHQLRDLGVGKWLNLLILWTGLLCALGTSVVGNFQQKNQLPTHLTGAFFAFFVGNLYFWMQHLLFWWMKSLPQPGPPWIGPLRLGLCSLCTILMVTMVILHSWLLRSASAACEWAVAMLLFTLFGLFAVDFSGLDGCTLTLRPGPSLSSPPASPLSLQIPL; translated from the exons ATGGTCTGGGCAGAGGAAGCAATTGCTTTCGGGGAAGGCTCATCGGATGAGATGTCAACACCAAGgtctcccttcccacccaccctgaGCCTGCCCACCGGGGAATTCCAGCAGCTgtccagaggaagggagaggggaaggcaaGTGAGGGCGAGGAGGCCGGGTCAGCAAGGCCCTACATCCAGCAGCATAAGGACAGAAACTactcccagcacagagtctgacccgTGGGCCTGGATTCTGAAGTCCCAGAGGAG CCCCCAGGCCCAGGACTCGGGAGTGCCAGAGGGAGCGGGTTCAGGACAG GTTCCTCAccggagaaagagaaagagagagagagagagaggttcgtGGCTCTCTACTTGCCCTGCAGAGCCCGGCATGTGGGGCTACCTGTCTCTGCTGCCTGCTTTCCTGGCCGTCTGGGCTATCACTGGAGTCTGGACTGT TGGCCAACAGGGCTGTGAACCTCACCGAGGGTTTCCCCTATATCAG AGCTGCATCTTCAGCCAGCTGCTCAACATGGGAGCTGCTATGG ctgcCTGGATCTGCATTATCCGTTACCACCAGCTCCGGGACTTGGGGGTCGGAAAGTGGCTTAACCTGCTGATCCTGTGGACGGGACTCCTGTGTGCCCTGGGCACCTCCGTGGTGGGCAATTTCCAG CAAAAGAACCAGCTGCCCACGCACCTGACAGGGGCCTTCTTTGCCTTCTTCGTGGGCAACCTGTACTTCTGGATGCAGCATTTACTCTTCTGGTGGATGAAGAGcctgccccagcctgggcctCCCTGGATCGGGCCACTCCGCCTGGGCCTCTGCAGCCTCTGTACCATCCTCATGGTGACCA TGGTCATCCTCCACTCCTGGCTGCTGCGCTCGGCCTCTGCCGCCTGCGAGTGGGCCGTGGCCATGCTGCTGTTCACGCTCTTTGGCCTGTTTGCTGTGGACTTCTCCGGCCTGGACGGCTGCACCCTGACTCTCCGGCCGGGCCCCAGCCTCAgctccccacccgcctccccgCTCTCCCTGCAGATCCCCCTGTGA
- the TMEM150B gene encoding modulator of macroautophagy TMEM150B isoform X4 — MVWAEEAIAFGEGSSDEMSTPRSPFPPTLSLPTGEFQQLSRGRERGRQVRARRPGQQGPTSSSIRTETTPSTESDPWAWILKSQRSPQAQDSGVPEGAGSGQVPHRRKRKRERERGSWLSTCPAEPGMWGYLSLLPAFLAVWAITGVWTVFALAVANRAVNLTEGFPYIRAASSASCSTWELLWLRDLGVGKWLNLLILWTGLLCALGTSVVGNFQQKNQLPTHLTGAFFAFFVGNLYFWMQHLLFWWMKSLPQPGPPWIGPLRLGLCSLCTILMVTMVILHSWLLRSASAACEWAVAMLLFTLFGLFAVDFSGLDGCTLTLRPGPSLSSPPASPLSLQIPL, encoded by the exons ATGGTCTGGGCAGAGGAAGCAATTGCTTTCGGGGAAGGCTCATCGGATGAGATGTCAACACCAAGgtctcccttcccacccaccctgaGCCTGCCCACCGGGGAATTCCAGCAGCTgtccagaggaagggagaggggaaggcaaGTGAGGGCGAGGAGGCCGGGTCAGCAAGGCCCTACATCCAGCAGCATAAGGACAGAAACTactcccagcacagagtctgacccgTGGGCCTGGATTCTGAAGTCCCAGAGGAG CCCCCAGGCCCAGGACTCGGGAGTGCCAGAGGGAGCGGGTTCAGGACAG GTTCCTCAccggagaaagagaaagagagagagagagagaggttcgtGGCTCTCTACTTGCCCTGCAGAGCCCGGCATGTGGGGCTACCTGTCTCTGCTGCCTGCTTTCCTGGCCGTCTGGGCTATCACTGGAGTCTGGACTGT TTTTGCCCTTGCAGTGGCCAACAGGGCTGTGAACCTCACCGAGGGTTTCCCCTATATCAG AGCTGCATCTTCAGCCAGCTGCTCAACATGGGAGCTGCTATGG CTCCGGGACTTGGGGGTCGGAAAGTGGCTTAACCTGCTGATCCTGTGGACGGGACTCCTGTGTGCCCTGGGCACCTCCGTGGTGGGCAATTTCCAG CAAAAGAACCAGCTGCCCACGCACCTGACAGGGGCCTTCTTTGCCTTCTTCGTGGGCAACCTGTACTTCTGGATGCAGCATTTACTCTTCTGGTGGATGAAGAGcctgccccagcctgggcctCCCTGGATCGGGCCACTCCGCCTGGGCCTCTGCAGCCTCTGTACCATCCTCATGGTGACCA TGGTCATCCTCCACTCCTGGCTGCTGCGCTCGGCCTCTGCCGCCTGCGAGTGGGCCGTGGCCATGCTGCTGTTCACGCTCTTTGGCCTGTTTGCTGTGGACTTCTCCGGCCTGGACGGCTGCACCCTGACTCTCCGGCCGGGCCCCAGCCTCAgctccccacccgcctccccgCTCTCCCTGCAGATCCCCCTGTGA
- the BRSK1 gene encoding serine/threonine-protein kinase BRSK1, which yields MSSGAKEGGGGSPAYHLPHPHPHPPQHAQYVGPYRLEKTLGKGQTGLVKLGVHCITGQKVAIKIVNREKLSESVLMKVEREIAILKLIEHPHVLKLHDVYENKKYLYLVLEHVSGGELFDYLVKKGRLTPKEARKFFRQIVSALDFCHSYSICHRDLKPENLLLDEKNNIRIADFGMASLQVGDSLLETSCGSPHYACPEVIKGEKYDGRRADMWSCGVILFALLVGALPFDDDNLRQLLEKVKRGVFHMPHFIPPDCQSLLRGMIEVEPEKRLSLEQIQKHPWYLGGKHEPDPCLEPAPGRRVAMRSLPSNGELDPDVLESMASLGCFRDRERLHRELRSEEENQEKMIYYLLLDRKERYPSCEDQDLPPRNDVDPPRKRVDSPMLSRHGKRRPERKSMEVLSITDAGGGGSPVPTRRALEMAQHSQRSRSVSGASTGLSSSPLSSPRSPVFSFSPEPGAGDEARGGGSPTSKTQTLPSRGPRGGGAGEQPPPPSARSTPLPGPPGSPRSSGGTPLHSPLHTPRASPTGTPGTTPPPSPGGGVGGAAWRSRLNSIRNSFLGSPRFHRRKMQVPTAEEMSSLTPESSPELAKRSWFGNFISLDKEEQIFLVLKDKPLSSIKADIVHAFLSIPSLSHSVLSQTSFRAEYKASGGPSVFQKPVRFQVDISSSEGPEPSPRRDGSGGGGIYSVTFTLISGPSRRFKRVVETIQAQLLSTHDQPSVQALADEKNGAQTRPAGTSPRSLQPPPGRPDPELSGSPRRGPAKDKKLLATNGTPLP from the exons ATGTCGTCCGGGGCcaaggaggggggcgggggctcccCCGCCTACCACCTCccgcacccacacccacacccaccccagcACGCCCAATATGTGGGCCCCTATCGGCTGGAGAAGACGCTGGGCAAAGGACAGACag GGCTGGTTAAACTCGGGGTCCACTGCATCACGGGCCAGAAGGTTGCCATCAAGATCGTGAACCGAGAGAAGCTGTCCGAGTCGGTGCTgatgaag GTGGAGAGGGAGATCGCCATCCTGAAGCTCATTGAACACCCACACGTCCTCAAGCTGCATGATGTCTACGAGAACAAGAAATATTT GTACCTGGTTCTAGAGCACGTCTCTGGAGGTGAGCTGTTTGACTACCTGGTAAAGAAGGGGAGACTGACACCCAAGGAGGCCCGGAAGTTCTTCCGCCAGATAGTATCGGCGCTGGACTTCTGCCATAGCTACTCCATCTG CCACAGAGACCTGAAGCCCGAGAACCTGCTTTTGGATGAGAAAAACAACATCCGCATCGCGGACTTTGGCATGGCGTCCCTGCAGGTGGGGGACAGCCTCCTGGAGACCAGCTGTGG GTCCCCCCACTATGCGTGTCCGGAGGTGATTAAG GGGGAGAAGTATGACGGCCGCCGAGCGGACATGTGGAGCTGTGGAGTCATTCTCTTTGCCCTGCTTGTG GGGGCTCTGCCCTTTGATGACGACAATCTCCGCCAGCTGCTGGAGAAGGTGAAAAGGGGCGTCTTCCACATGCCCCACTTCATTCCTCCAGACTGCCAGAGCCTCCTGAGAGGGATGATCGAAGTGGAGCCTGAGAAAAGGCTCAGT CTGGAGCAAATTCAGAAACATCCCTGGTACCT GGGCGGGAAACACGAGCCGGACCCCTGTCTGGAGCCAGCCCCAGGCCGCCGGGTGGCCATGCGGAGCCTGCCATCAAACGGAGAGCTGGACCCCGACGTCCTGGAGAGCATGGCTTCGCTGGGCTGCTTCAGGGACCGCGAGCGGCTGCACCGCGAACTGCGCAGCGAGGA GGAGAACCAAGAAAAGATGATCTATTATCTGCTTTTGGATCGGAAGGAGCGCTATCCCAGCTGTGAAGATCAGGACCTGCCTCCCAGGAATGATGTTG ACCCACCTCGGAAACGTGTGGATTCCCCTATGCTGAGCCGTCACGGGAAGCGGCGGCCAGAGCGGAAGTCCATGGAAGTACTGAGCATCACGGATGCTGGGGGCGGTGGCTCCCCAGTGCCTACCCGGCGGGCCCTGGAGATGGCCCAGCACAGTCAGAG GTCTCGTAGTGTCAGTGGAGCCTCCACCGGTCTGTCCTCCAGCCCTCTGAGCAGCCCAAGG AgtcctgtcttttccttctcGCCTGAGCCCGGGGCTGGAGATGAGGCTCGGGGTGGGGGCTCCCCGACTTCCAAAACGCAGACGCTGCCTTCTCgaggccccaggggtgggggcgCCGGGGAGCAGCCCCCGCCCCCGAGTGCCCGCTCCACACCCCTGCCtggccccccaggctccccgcGCTCCTCTGGGGGAACCCCCTTGCATTCGCCCCTGCACACACCCCGGGCCAGCCCCACCGGGACGCCGGGAACAACGCCACCCCCAAGCCCCGGTGGTGGTGTCGGGGGAGCCGCCTGGAGGAGTCGTCTCAACTCCATCCGCAACAGCTTCCTGGGCTCCCCTCGCTTTCACCGGCGCAAGATGCAGG TCCCCACTGCTGAGGAGATGTCCAGCTTGACTCCAGAGTCTTCTCCAGA GTTGGCAAAACGCTCCTGGTTTGGGAATTTCATCTCCTTggacaaagaagaacaaatattcctTGTGCTAAAGGACAAACCTCTCAGCAGCATCAAAGCGGACATTGTTCACGCCTTCCTGTCG ATCCCCAGCCTGAGTCACAGTGTGCTGTCACAGACCAGCTTCAGGGCCGAGTACAAGGCCAGTGGCGGCCCATCCGTCTTCCAGAAGCCCGTCCGATTCCAGGTAGACATCAGCTCCTCAGAGGGCCCGGAGCCTTCCCCACGAAGGGATGGCAGCGGTGGTGGTGGCATCTACTCTGTCACCTTTACTCTCATCTCCG GTCCCAGCCGTCGGTTCAAGCGAGTTGTGGAGACCATCCAGGCACAGCTGCTGAGTACTCACGACCAGCCCTCCGTGCAGGCCCTGGcag ACGAGAAGAACGGGGCCCAGACTCGGCCTGCTGGTACCTCACCCAGAAGCCTGCAGCCCCCGCCTGGCCGCCCAGACCCAGAGTTGAGCGGCTCTCCCCGCCGAGGCCCCGCTAAGGACAAGAAGCTCCTGGCCACCAACGGGACTCCTCTGCCCTGA
- the HSPBP1 gene encoding hsp70-binding protein 1 isoform X1: MGGRPAPLKRRLLSRPPGVDPTGRQSYLSGDHPLSQTHSSLHKQPMADQGSGGSRLPLALPPASQGCSSGGGGSSAGNSSHPPPPRNLQGLLQMAITAGSQEPEPPPEPMSEERRQWLQEAMSAAFRGQREEVEQMKNCLRVLSQPTPSLAGEAELAADRQEREGALELLADLCENMDNAADFCQLSGMHLLVGRYLEAGPAGLRWRAAQLIGTCSQNVAAIQEQVLGLGALRKLLRLLDRDSSDLVRVKALFAISCLVREQEAGLLQFLRLDGFSVLMRAMQQQVQKLKVKSAFLLQNLLVGHPEHKGTLCSMGMVQQLVALIRTEHSPFHEHVLGALCSLVTDFPQGVRECREPELGLEELLRHRVQLLQQHEEYQEELEFCEKLLQTCFSSPTDDSMDR, translated from the exons ATGGGCGGGCGCCCAGCTCCCCTAAAACGCCGCCTTCTCAGCAGACCCCCGGGAGTCGACCCGACGGGACGCCAGAGCTACCTCAGCGGTGACCACCCGCTCTCCCAGACACATTCTTCCCTTCACAAACAGCCCATGGCGGACCAAGGCTCTGGGGGCAGCCGCCTCCCCCTGGCGCTGCCCCCGGCCTCCCAGGGTTGCTCTTCAGGGGGCGGCGGCTCCTCGGCGGGGAACTCGAGCCATCCTCCGCCCCCGCGAAACCTCCAAGGCCTTCTGCAGATGGCTATCACGGCAGGCTCTCAGGAACCAGAGCCCCCTCCAGAGCCCATGAGTGAAGAG AGGCGTCAGTGGCTGCAGGAGGCCATGTCCGCCGCCTTCCGGGGCCAGCGGGAGGAGGTGGAACAGATGAAGAACTGCCTCCGAGTGCTGTCCCAGCCTACACCCTCCTTGGCTGGGGAGGCCGAACTGGCCGCTGACCGGCAGGAGCGTGAGGGGGCCCTGGAGCTGCTGGCCGACCTGTGCGAGAACATGGACAATGCTGCAG ACTTCTGCCAGCTGTCAGGCATGCACCTGCTGGTGGGCCGGTACCTGGAGGCAGGGCCCGCGGGGCTGCGGTGGCGGGCGGCACAGCTCATCGGCACCTGCAGCCAGAACGTGGCGGCCATCCAGGAGCAGGTGCTAGGCCTGGGCGCCCTGCGCAAATTGCTGCGGCTTCTCGACCGGGACTCCTCTGACTTGGTGCGCGTGAAGGCCCTGTTCGCCATCTCCT GCCTGGTCCGGGAGCAGGAGGCTGGGCTTCTGCAGTTCCTGCGCCTGGACGGCTTCTCCGTGTTGATGCGGGCCATGCAGCAGCAGGTGCAGAAGCTCAAGGTCAAGTCGGCGTTCCTGCTGCAGAACCTGCTGGTGGGCCACCCCGAACACAAAG GGACCCTGTGCTCCATGGGGATGGTCCAGCAGCTGGTGGCCCTGATCCGGACAGAACACAGCCCCTTCCATGAGCATGTGCTTGGAGCCCTGTGCAG CCTGGTGACAGACTTCCCCCAGGGCGTGCGGGAATGCCGGGAGCCCGAGCTGGGCCTGGAGGAGCTGCTCCGTCACCGCGTCCAGCTGCTACAGCAGCACGAGGAGTACCAG
- the HSPBP1 gene encoding hsp70-binding protein 1 isoform X2 gives MADQGSGGSRLPLALPPASQGCSSGGGGSSAGNSSHPPPPRNLQGLLQMAITAGSQEPEPPPEPMSEERRQWLQEAMSAAFRGQREEVEQMKNCLRVLSQPTPSLAGEAELAADRQEREGALELLADLCENMDNAADFCQLSGMHLLVGRYLEAGPAGLRWRAAQLIGTCSQNVAAIQEQVLGLGALRKLLRLLDRDSSDLVRVKALFAISCLVREQEAGLLQFLRLDGFSVLMRAMQQQVQKLKVKSAFLLQNLLVGHPEHKGTLCSMGMVQQLVALIRTEHSPFHEHVLGALCSLVTDFPQGVRECREPELGLEELLRHRVQLLQQHEEYQEELEFCEKLLQTCFSSPTDDSMDR, from the exons ATGGCGGACCAAGGCTCTGGGGGCAGCCGCCTCCCCCTGGCGCTGCCCCCGGCCTCCCAGGGTTGCTCTTCAGGGGGCGGCGGCTCCTCGGCGGGGAACTCGAGCCATCCTCCGCCCCCGCGAAACCTCCAAGGCCTTCTGCAGATGGCTATCACGGCAGGCTCTCAGGAACCAGAGCCCCCTCCAGAGCCCATGAGTGAAGAG AGGCGTCAGTGGCTGCAGGAGGCCATGTCCGCCGCCTTCCGGGGCCAGCGGGAGGAGGTGGAACAGATGAAGAACTGCCTCCGAGTGCTGTCCCAGCCTACACCCTCCTTGGCTGGGGAGGCCGAACTGGCCGCTGACCGGCAGGAGCGTGAGGGGGCCCTGGAGCTGCTGGCCGACCTGTGCGAGAACATGGACAATGCTGCAG ACTTCTGCCAGCTGTCAGGCATGCACCTGCTGGTGGGCCGGTACCTGGAGGCAGGGCCCGCGGGGCTGCGGTGGCGGGCGGCACAGCTCATCGGCACCTGCAGCCAGAACGTGGCGGCCATCCAGGAGCAGGTGCTAGGCCTGGGCGCCCTGCGCAAATTGCTGCGGCTTCTCGACCGGGACTCCTCTGACTTGGTGCGCGTGAAGGCCCTGTTCGCCATCTCCT GCCTGGTCCGGGAGCAGGAGGCTGGGCTTCTGCAGTTCCTGCGCCTGGACGGCTTCTCCGTGTTGATGCGGGCCATGCAGCAGCAGGTGCAGAAGCTCAAGGTCAAGTCGGCGTTCCTGCTGCAGAACCTGCTGGTGGGCCACCCCGAACACAAAG GGACCCTGTGCTCCATGGGGATGGTCCAGCAGCTGGTGGCCCTGATCCGGACAGAACACAGCCCCTTCCATGAGCATGTGCTTGGAGCCCTGTGCAG CCTGGTGACAGACTTCCCCCAGGGCGTGCGGGAATGCCGGGAGCCCGAGCTGGGCCTGGAGGAGCTGCTCCGTCACCGCGTCCAGCTGCTACAGCAGCACGAGGAGTACCAG
- the LOC107179495 gene encoding 60S ribosomal protein L17-like, translating to MHIRKATKYLKDVTLQKQCVPFQRYNGGVGRCAQAKQWGWTQGRWPKKSAEFLLHVLTNAESNAERKGLDVDSLVVEHIQVNKAPKMRRRTYRAHGRISPCMSSPCHIEMILTEKERIVPKPEEEVAQKKKISQKKVKKQKLMARE from the coding sequence ATGCATATCCGAAAGGCCACCAAGTATCTGAAAGATGTCACTTTGCAGAAGCAATGTGTGCCATTCCAACGCTACAATGGTGGAGTTGGTAGGTGTGCCCAGGCCAAACAGTGGGGCTGGACACAGGGTCGGTGGCCCAAAAAGAGTGCCGAATTTTTACTGCACGTGCTTACAAATGCAGAGAGCAATGCTGAACGTAAGGGTTTAGATGTAGATTCTCTGGTCGTTGAGCACATCCAGGTGAACAAAGCCCCCAAAATGCGGCGTAGAACTTACAGGGCTCATGGTCGGATTAGCCCATGCATGAGCTCTCCCTGCCACATTGAGATGATCCTTACTGAAAAAGAGCGGATTGTTCCTAAACCAGAAGAGGAGgttgcacagaagaaaaagatatcccagaagaaagtgaagaaacaaaaacttatggCCCGGGAGTAA